The following coding sequences lie in one Rutidosis leptorrhynchoides isolate AG116_Rl617_1_P2 chromosome 6, CSIRO_AGI_Rlap_v1, whole genome shotgun sequence genomic window:
- the LOC139854309 gene encoding uncharacterized protein, with protein MRKLCTQLLCLSPFVKRVSGTRPRQHTPKAVPDKPDRRFSNDKVPSNFFVTKLQTVYNKCAEWLNRWPLKKRDMGSRKWLATRVIQLWFRGSDINQEIKESEITEELTDNKKLKQHASLRDQMAAEDGVDIGILLNSPTINEIINTEEIKEPSRSCYNTCNTSYRVKGVLHRSLSIVVLYDKGTGLLMKLLFRRRKNMNRKKLLKFVSSLEVTVNMHFKKVDANLVYGRQILGAKEIGMIYLPPNEEKSNVNVVLRGERVLQLINGDEKLVYESENKSGVYKIGLKVRFHLRQQPTVEGRDNIRNH; from the exons ATGCGTAAGCTCTGCacgcagcttctatgcttaagtccTTTTGTTAAGCGCGTGAGCGGCACGcggccacgtcagcacacgccaaagGCGGTTCCAG ATAAACCTGATAGACGATTTTCTAATGACAAAGTTCCTTCTAATTTCTTTG TGACAAAATTGCAGACTGTTTACAACAAGTGTGCTGAGTGGCTTAATCGCTGGCCATTGAAAAAGCGTGATATGGGTTCAAGAAAGTGGTTAGCTACAAGGGTTATTCAATTATGGTTTCGAGGATCAGACATCAATCAAGAAATTAAG GAATCGGAGATCACAGAAGAGTTGACGGATAACAAGAAGTTGAAACAACATGCATCTTTACGAGATCAAATGGCAGCCGAAGATGGCGTAGACATAGGAATCCTTCTAAATTCCCCCACAATAAACGAAATCATAAACACTGAAGAAATAAAAGAACCATCTAGATCATGTTACAACACATGCAACACCTCATACAGGGTAAAAGGTGTTTTACATCGGTCTCTGTCTATTGTAGTTTTATACGATAAAGGTACAGGGTTGCTAATGAAGCTTCTGTTTAGACGTAGAAAGAACATGAACAGGAAAAAACTGCTTAAATTTGTTTCATCATTGGAAGT CACAGTGAATATGCATTTCAAAAAAGTTGACGCAAACTTGGTGTATGGACGCCAGATATTGGGGGCGAAAGAGATCGGCATGATTTATTTACCTCCTAATGAAGAGAAAAGTAATGTGAACGTCGTATTAAGAGGCGAACGAGTATTGCAACTGATTAATGGCGACGAGAAGTTGGTTTATGAATCGGAAAACAAAAGTGGCGTTTATAAGATTGGTCTTAAG GTAAGGTTTCATCTGCGACAACAACCAACTGTAGAAGGAAGGGATAATATAAGGAATCACTAG